In the genome of Bryobacteraceae bacterium, one region contains:
- a CDS encoding zinc-binding dehydrogenase, translating to MKAVVKKTPGPGGLELLDWKEPDPEPDQVKMRVTGAGICGTDIHIIKGNWMSRPPVVLGHEWCGEIVEAGAQVRHLKPGDRVTASNPARTCGYCTYCTSGNPFMCPDRISAGYMIDGAFAEYMCIDARRCHKIEDHVTFREAALGEPLAVAVRAVTERTTVHAGDIVVVSGPGCIGLLTMQVARLEGARVIVAGLAKDAARLECARKLGADHVLNVDEQPLDAFVKELTGGRGADLVYECAGSRHSLASCWTAVRKQGTLVPLGVHPGPFETDFNNIMMKELNVTGSYGYVWTSWERTVRLLAEHKIDIESLISHELPLDRYEDAFRWTQDGSAIKVIFNPALA from the coding sequence ATGAAGGCTGTCGTCAAGAAGACGCCCGGCCCCGGCGGGCTGGAACTGCTCGACTGGAAAGAGCCCGATCCAGAACCGGACCAGGTGAAGATGCGCGTCACCGGCGCGGGCATCTGTGGCACCGACATCCATATCATCAAGGGCAATTGGATGAGCCGTCCGCCGGTGGTGCTGGGTCACGAGTGGTGCGGCGAGATCGTGGAGGCGGGCGCGCAGGTGAGGCACCTGAAACCCGGCGACCGCGTCACCGCGTCCAACCCCGCGCGCACCTGCGGCTACTGCACCTACTGCACATCGGGAAACCCGTTCATGTGTCCGGACCGCATCTCGGCCGGCTACATGATCGACGGCGCGTTCGCCGAGTACATGTGCATCGACGCGCGCCGGTGCCACAAGATCGAGGATCACGTCACGTTCCGCGAAGCCGCGCTCGGCGAACCGCTGGCTGTCGCCGTGCGCGCCGTCACCGAACGGACCACCGTCCACGCCGGCGATATCGTCGTGGTTTCCGGCCCCGGCTGCATCGGCCTGCTCACGATGCAAGTGGCCCGGTTGGAAGGCGCCCGCGTTATCGTCGCGGGGCTCGCCAAGGACGCCGCGCGACTGGAATGCGCGCGCAAACTCGGCGCGGACCACGTGCTGAACGTCGACGAGCAGCCGCTCGACGCGTTCGTCAAGGAACTCACCGGCGGGCGCGGCGCGGACCTCGTCTATGAATGCGCGGGCAGCCGCCATTCGCTGGCCTCCTGCTGGACCGCCGTTCGCAAACAAGGAACGCTCGTGCCTCTTGGCGTACACCCGGGCCCATTCGAGACGGACTTCAACAACATCATGATGAAGGAACTCAACGTCACCGGCTCCTATGGCTATGTGTGGACGAGTTGGGAGCGCACGGTCCGGCTGCTGGCCGAACACAAGATCGATATCGAAAGCCTCATTTCGCACGAACTACCGCTTGATCGCTACGAAGACGCGTTCCGCTGGACGCAGGACGGTTCTGCGATCAAAGTGATCTTCAACCCGGCGCTCGCGTAA